From the genome of Nitratidesulfovibrio sp.:
GCTCGTCCTGGGTATTGATGGCGGAAATGGGCATGCCCGCCATGCGTTCGCGCGGGTGACCATAAAAGCGGCAGGCGGCGGGGTTGGCATCCACGATGGTGCCGTTTGCGGGGTCCACCAGCAGCATGGGGGCCACGCTGTGCTCGAAGAGCGGAATGGGGCCGCCCTGCTGGTCGGGGAGCACCCTGCGCGGTTGTTCGGCGGGCTGGGGGTTGGGGTCCGCACCTGCCTGTCCGCATTGCCCATCGTGCGTCTGTCCGGTCCGAAGGTCGGGGCCAGCCGGCTCTTCCGGTCTGGTCGCATTGCCCGGTCTGGTCGCATTGCCCGGTTCAGTTGAGTTGTCTTGTCCGGCCCGTTCGGGGGGCTCGCCGGGTGGAGTGTCGGGCGGGGGAGACTGGCGAGACTGGTGAGGCATGGGGGAAACCTCGCGGGGTGGCTGGAATTCCGTCCGGCGCCTTTTGGGCCGTGCCAGCCCGGTTTCCGCTGTCGCCGGGCATGGCTGGTGGATTCGGCAACGCGGTGGAGAATAGAGGTTGTCTCATCAGGCGATACGCAGTCTCGTTTCATGAGACACAAATCTCACCTCTGGATACAGGGTTAGAGATAGCCCTCCCCGTTGAAAAGGGCAACCCTAGTGGAAACAGCATGTTGCAAAAAATACAATCTGACGGAGTGTCCGCTTGCTCCGCCCCATGGTCCGGCATGGTTCTTGATATTCCCTTGGAACGAAGGCCAACGACGGCCAAGGAGGGAACATGTCCGAGAAGTGGATCACCAGAATGGTGCAGGGGGCGGTGCTCAGCAGCAGAAGCCAGGCGCGCGAAGTGGCGCGAACCATCGGCAAGCCCTATCCCACCCTGATGCGCGAACTGAACCCGTTCGACCTTGGGGCAAAGCTGGGTGTGGAAACGTTTTTTCAGATACTGCGCACCACCCGCGACGTGACGCCGCTGGAACAGATAGCGCAGGAACTGGGCTACCGGCTGGCCCCGGTGGATGGCGGCGAGGAGGACCCCGGACGCGGGGCGCACCTCGGACTGTAGGCATGCCATCCTTGGGGAACGACACGTCGGCTGGGTGGCGGCGACGAAGTACCCGGTCCGGCCCGGCCACCTTGGCGGGCATGGCGGGGGGGCTGGCGCGGTGCGCACTGGCCGCCGTGCCGGTGGTGCTGCTGTTGCTGCTGCCGCAGGGCCTCGGCACCCTCTGCGGCTGGCCGGGCCGGGCGGTCCTGCCCCTGGCCGGGACCGTATGGGCGGCCGAGGGCGGCGGGCGGCATGTCGGCGCGCAAACCCCGCCCGTACCAGAGCAACTCGCCGCTACCCAGGCATCACCGACGTTGCTCGACGCCGACGGATTGCCTGCCGATGCGCCGGAACTGCGCATCGGCCTGATCAGCACCTATCCGCCGCTCAGCTACATGGTCGAGGGGGTGCCCGCAGGGTTCGCGCGCGATCTGGCCGAAGCCGTGGCCCGGGCTGCCGGGCGGCGCGTGGCGATTCATGCCGACGATAGCGGCAAGGTGTTGCGGGCCGAGTTGAGCCAAGGCCAACTGGATGTGCTGGCCCTGGTGGCGGAAACGCCGGAGCGCCTGCAGCGGATGGAGTTCAGCGAGCCGGGCTTGGAGGTGGCCGAGCGCATTTATGTGCGGCGCGACGGCGCCGCGTACCCGCGTGGCGTGCCCGACCTTTCCGGGTTGCTGGTGGCCGTGGTGGAGAACCATTCCAGCCATCAGTACCTGCGGTCCATACCGGGGCAGCGTCTGCTGCCGGTAGCCACCCCGCTGGATGCAGTGATGGCCGTGGCCTGGGGCCGGGCCGATGCCCTGGTGGCCCCGGAACCCGTGGTGGAGCACATCATCCGCCGCCTGCCCACGGACGCTCCGTTGGCACCCTCCGGCCAGCCGTTGCGCACGCTGCGGTTTTCGTTCGGCATTGACAAGGGCAACACCGCCCTTGTGGTGGAGCTGAACGAGGCCCTCGGCAAGGTGCGCGCCTCGGGCGAGTACGACGTGCTGTACCGCCGCTGGTTCGGCGGCAACGTGCTGTCGCGCTACAGCGACCGCGAATTGCTGCTGGCCGGTGTGGCCTTCCTGCTGCTGGTGGTGTTCCTGGGGGCCTCGGTGCTCTTGCTGTGGCGTACGGCGCGTCTGCGCCGCGACGTGGAGGCGGGCACCGTGGCCACGCGCGAGGCGCGGGCGTCCATGCTGCGCGAGGCCATCAGCAGGCAGCGGGCCGAGCAGGAGGCGGAACGTTTCTTCGCCCTGTCGCTGGACCCGGTGGCCATCGTCACCCAGCAGGGCGCGCTGCGCCGGGTGAACCCTGCCTGGGTGCGGCTGTTCGGCTTTCTGGCGGACGAAGTGTCGGGCCATCCGTTTCTGGATTTCGTGCATCCGGATGACCGGGATGCAAGTCGCTCGTTGCTGATGGGGGGGGGCACCGGACCCGTGAGCGGGGCGGCCATCCCGGTGGAGAACCGCTTTCGCTGCAAGGACGGGGTGTACCGCTGGCTTGCCTGGACCTCGGTGGCCCTGCCCGAGGAAGGGCTGGCCTATGTGTCCGGCCGCGACGTGACCCAGCGCAAGGAGGCGGAACTGCATCTGGAGCGCCAGGCAGAGGAGTTGCGCCGTTCCAACGCGGAACTGGAGCAGTTCGCCTACATCGCCTCGCACGACTTGCAGGAACCGCTACGCAAGATCGCGAGTTTTCTCGACCTGCTGGCCAAGCGCTACGTGGGGCGGCTGGACAGCGACGCCGACGAGTTCATCGGTTTTGCCGTGGATGCCGCCCGCCGCATGAAGGACATGATTGAAGACCTGTTGGCCTATTCGCGGGTCAGCACGCAAGGGCGGGAGTTCGAGGACACGGACATGGAGACGGTGGTGGACACCGTGCTCTCGGACCTGGGTCTGCTGTTCGAAGAGGCCGGGGCCACGGTGGAGCGGGGGCCGCTGCCCATGATCCGGGCCGACCGGGTGCAGATGGAGCAGGTGCTGCGCAACCTGCTGGGCAATGCGGTGAAATACCGGTCGGAGGCGGCTCCGCACATTTCCATCGGGGCGGAGCGGGCCACGGGGGGCGGGCACCACGGAGGCGCGTGGAGCTTTC
Proteins encoded in this window:
- a CDS encoding phage regulatory CII family protein, whose translation is MSEKWITRMVQGAVLSSRSQAREVARTIGKPYPTLMRELNPFDLGAKLGVETFFQILRTTRDVTPLEQIAQELGYRLAPVDGGEEDPGRGAHLGL
- a CDS encoding transporter substrate-binding domain-containing protein, with protein sequence MPSLGNDTSAGWRRRSTRSGPATLAGMAGGLARCALAAVPVVLLLLLPQGLGTLCGWPGRAVLPLAGTVWAAEGGGRHVGAQTPPVPEQLAATQASPTLLDADGLPADAPELRIGLISTYPPLSYMVEGVPAGFARDLAEAVARAAGRRVAIHADDSGKVLRAELSQGQLDVLALVAETPERLQRMEFSEPGLEVAERIYVRRDGAAYPRGVPDLSGLLVAVVENHSSHQYLRSIPGQRLLPVATPLDAVMAVAWGRADALVAPEPVVEHIIRRLPTDAPLAPSGQPLRTLRFSFGIDKGNTALVVELNEALGKVRASGEYDVLYRRWFGGNVLSRYSDRELLLAGVAFLLLVVFLGASVLLLWRTARLRRDVEAGTVATREARASMLREAISRQRAEQEAERFFALSLDPVAIVTQQGALRRVNPAWVRLFGFLADEVSGHPFLDFVHPDDRDASRSLLMGGGTGPVSGAAIPVENRFRCKDGVYRWLAWTSVALPEEGLAYVSGRDVTQRKEAELHLERQAEELRRSNAELEQFAYIASHDLQEPLRKIASFLDLLAKRYVGRLDSDADEFIGFAVDAARRMKDMIEDLLAYSRVSTQGREFEDTDMETVVDTVLSDLGLLFEEAGATVERGPLPMIRADRVQMEQVLRNLLGNAVKYRSEAAPHISIGAERATGGGHHGGAWSFHVRDNGIGMKPEHFERVFRVFQRLHGPGRYPGTGIGLAVCKKIVERHGGTIEVESAPGKGSTFRFVIPDRLAMPDMPGTHARHGRQTPP